The following nucleotide sequence is from Melioribacteraceae bacterium.
TTTTGTCACAACTTTGTTGTCGAGTTCGATCAACTTCTCTAAATTTTTATCAACGTAACTATAGAAATCATCACCGATTAGAAATGCGTACTTAACAATTTCACCTACGCCGCTAATTCTTTCCCGCGGAGAAAGTGTTTTAAGAAATTCCGTATCGATTAAAACAAACTTGGGTTGATAAAAAGCGCCGACGATGTTTTTAGTCTTACCAAAATTTATTCCGGTCTTTCCACCGACAGAACTATCAACCGCTGCTAAAAGTGTTGTTGGAATTTGAATGTATTGAATCCCGCGCGAATAAGTTGCAGAAGCAAATCCACCTAAATCACCAATTATTCCACCGCCGATTGCAATAAGCAGTGAATCTCTTCCATAGTTAGGTAATACTAGCGATGAATATATCTTACCTAAAGTTGAGAGCGATTTATTCTTTTCCTTTGAATCAATCGTTAAGTATGAAAATTTTCCGGGTTGCGGAGTGAATACTTTTTCTAATTCATTTTTGTAGAGAGTGTAAACTGTTTTATCGATCAAACAAAATATATGTTTGTTAAGTTTTTTTGAATCAACAATTTCCGATAAGTTTTCAAAAATATTTTGACCGACTACTATCTCGTAAGGATAATCTTTTAGATCTACTTTAATTTTTTCCATTTAGTAAACTCAATATTTGTTTAGCAATTTTATCAACAGTGTAACCAATTCTAGTTTCATCAGTGTTAATTATTAGATCGGCTTTGTTATAATAATTTTCTCTTCTTTCGAGGAGATCTTCAATTTTTTGTACAAATTCTTCTTCGCTTTTCTCACCGAGAACCAAATCCTTAAATAAAGGACGATCGATTTTGTTTCTTAATCTTTTATATAAAACTTCGGGCGACACTTTTAAGTAAACTAAAATACCCGAATTTTTAATTATATCTAAATTTTCGTCGTTGGTTAAAGTCCCACCACCGAGCGCGATAACGGTGTTTGCTTGTTCGGATAATTCTTTCAATGTTTTGTTTTCAACATCCCTAAAATATGCTTCTCCGTTGATATCGAAAATTTCAACTACTGATTTATTTTCTTTTTCTTCAATAACTTTATCCAGGTCATAAAAATTCCAACCGAGCACATTTGCAAGTATCGGTCCGATTGTACTTTTACCGCTGGTCATAAATCCGGTTAGATATATAAGTTTGTGCTCAATCATAATTATTTATAAATAGAATATATTGAAAATAGAGATGGAATGAGAAGTTGATATGTTAAAAATGAAATACTAATCCGATTGCAAATGTCATCCCATCAATATTTACTTTT
It contains:
- the aroB gene encoding 3-dehydroquinate synthase, with the protein product MEKIKVDLKDYPYEIVVGQNIFENLSEIVDSKKLNKHIFCLIDKTVYTLYKNELEKVFTPQPGKFSYLTIDSKEKNKSLSTLGKIYSSLVLPNYGRDSLLIAIGGGIIGDLGGFASATYSRGIQYIQIPTTLLAAVDSSVGGKTGINFGKTKNIVGAFYQPKFVLIDTEFLKTLSPRERISGVGEIVKYAFLIGDDFYSYVDKNLEKLIELDNKVVTKVISESVKYKGAVVVQDEKEESGLRKILNLGHTFGHAIEIEQGHKLKHGECVIVGLACALYLSHKLGYLNDKKLVEGLTLIKRVSNSIKIKKYDRKKIMNLMKRDKKSKDEVYRFVLLQDFGKVLVDVEAENDDVNWAIKTGIKFFQ
- a CDS encoding shikimate kinase, with the protein product MIEHKLIYLTGFMTSGKSTIGPILANVLGWNFYDLDKVIEEKENKSVVEIFDINGEAYFRDVENKTLKELSEQANTVIALGGGTLTNDENLDIIKNSGILVYLKVSPEVLYKRLRNKIDRPLFKDLVLGEKSEEEFVQKIEDLLERRENYYNKADLIINTDETRIGYTVDKIAKQILSLLNGKN